The proteins below come from a single Micropterus dolomieu isolate WLL.071019.BEF.003 ecotype Adirondacks linkage group LG05, ASM2129224v1, whole genome shotgun sequence genomic window:
- the bphl gene encoding valacyclovir hydrolase produces the protein MTLVLLGGRFFKCRTVMKRAITAIQPYCSSVASGRQHVNGVDLYYEQTGRGKHAVLLIPGALGSTRTDFGPQLKSLNKERFTVVGWDPRGYGQSRPPDRDFPPEFFERDAKDAVDLMKALGFSKFSLLGWSDGGITALIAAAKNPDLIGKMVVWGSNAFISQHDLELYDAVRDVSKWSARMRQPMEEVYGAEVFAKTWEAWVDGVAHFAKRPEGSICMELLPHISCPTLIIHGEKDPMVPSFHPQCLLKHIKGSRLHLMPEGKHNLHLRYAAEFNKLVEDFLDD, from the exons ATGACGTTGGTTTTACTCGGAGGACGTTTCTTCAAATGCAGAACTGTCATGAAGAGAGCCATAACAGCGATCCAGCCGTACTG CTCTTCAGTGGCCTCAGGCAGGCAGCATGTTAATGGAGTGGATCTGTACTACgagcagacaggcagagggAAACACGCTGTGCTGTTGATTCCTGGCGCTCTGG GAAGCACTCGGACTGATTTCGGACCTCAGCTGAAGTCTCTGAATAAGGAACGCTTCACTGTAGTGGGCTGGGACCCCCGTGGTTATGGACAATCCCGCCCTCCAGACAGAGACTTCCCCCCTGAATTCTTTGAGAGGGATGCAAAGGATGCAGTCGATCTGATGAAG GCATTAGGCTTTAGCAAGTTCTCTCTGCTTGGGTGGAGTGACGGAGGAATCACAGCTCTGATTGCAGCAGCGAAGAACCCCGATCTGATCGGCAAGATGGTTGTATGGGGATCCAATGCCTTTATTTCCCAGCACGACCTTGAGCTTTACGATG CGGTGCGTGATGTCTCCAAGTGGAGTGCGAGGATGAGGCAGCCCATGGAGGAGGTGTATGGAGCAGAAGTCTTTGCTAAAACCTGGGAGGCCTGGGTGGATGGGGTCGCACATTTTGCAAAAAGACCAGAAG GGAGTATCTGCATGGAGCTTCTGCCCCACATCAGCTGTCCAACCCTCATCATTCATGGAGAGAAAGACCCCATGGTGCCCAGCTTCCACCCACAGTGTCTCCTCAAACACATCAAGGGATCGCG ATTACACCTGATGCCAGAGGGCAAACACAATCTCCACCTGAGATATGCTGCTGAATTCAACAAACTGGTGGAAGACTTTCTGGATGATTGA
- the LOC123971216 gene encoding solute carrier family 22 member 23 isoform X1, whose translation MAAGRPEAQDHPPENGFTPLEHPVPRLLPHIDGSVLPSLGGFGKHQKQLVVLTWIPALFIGFSQFSDYFLLAQPNGTCVQPLANQSNWTAATPPVTVTSGVPALQLKENGTGEGYGDGSGLLCACKEWRLELQTGLSQNVVTKWNLVCDSAWKVHIAKFSLLVGSIFGYLVMGVMADWFGRHPVLILSVLFMLVFGLSVAFSVNVTMFSTLRFFEGFCLAGLALSLYVLRIELCLPAWRFSMTMVASFLMVGGQLLMPGVAALCRNWPGRDDWQVLQIVIISPFVLMLPYVWIFPESLRWLLATQHYRRSKAMMLRIARKNQVDMTTEPSGVLTELEQELHKKPQRTCIVKMMSTRNLWKNIVVLCVNSLTGYGIHHCFARSMMDPEAQPTALCHADYYTMAGIAVATCLALCPAVGLMGRRGGLLTFMIITALASLLQLGLLNLIGKYSLRHDTVLRDTLNRKFSVAFSIIGMFSSHAVSTLSIFFCAEITPTVIRGGGLGLVLASAGFGMLTAPIMELHNQKGYFLHHVIFACCTLLCIICLLLLPEPRGHPLPESLADGETFTRQTLLHPGEQHLLLAKGDGDYSRVHDTPLHLSATGGATVAVATALAAVPATYALATGGEVIGNCAIANGV comes from the exons ATGGCAGCCGGCCGGCCGGAGGCGCAGGACCACCCGCCTGAGAACGGCTTCACCCCACTGGAGCACCCAGTGCCCCGGCTGCTACCGCACATCGACGGCTCGGTTCTGCCGTCTCTGGGGGGGTTTGGGAAACATCAGAAGCAGCTCGTGGTCCTGACCTGGATACCGGCATTGTTCATCGGCTTTAGTCAGTTTTCGGATTATTTCCTCCTGGCGCAGCCTAATGGCACGTGCGTGCAACCCCTCGCGAACCAGAGTAACTGGACCGCTGCAACCCCGCCGGTCACCGTCACCAGTGGCGTGCCCGCGTTGCAACTCAAAGAAAACGGCACCGGGGAGGGATACGGCGACGGCAGCGGTTTGCTGTGCGCTTGCAAGGAGTGGAGGCTGGAGCTACAGACGGGACTTAGTCAGAATGTGGTTACCAAG TGGAACCTGGTTTGTGACTCAGCCTGGAAGGTGCATATTGCCAAGTTCTCTTTGCTGGTGGGGTCCATATTTGGCTACCTAGTGATGGGTGTCATGGCTGACTG GTTTGGTCGACACCCAGTGTTGATTCTCTCAGTGCTTTTCATGCTGGTGTTTGGTCTGAGTGTTGCCTTCTCTGTAAACGTCACCATGTTCAGCACCTTGCGCTTCTTTGAGGGTTTCTGCTTGGCGGgcctcgctctctccctctacGTGCTCA GGATCGAGCTTTGTTTACCAGCCTGGCGTTTCTCCATGACCATGGTGGCCAGTTTTCTGATGGTGGGCGGGCAGCTACTGATGCCAGGAGTGGCCGCTCTGTGCCGCAATTGGCCAGGCCGGGATGACTGGCAGGTCCTGCAGATTGTCATTATCAGCCCTTTCGTTCTGATGCTTCCTTACGTCTG GATTTTCCCCGAGTCATTGCGCTGGTTGCTGGCCACCCAGCACTACAGGCGGTCCAAAGCCATGATGCTACGCATTGCCAGAAAGAACCAGGTTGACATGACAACAGAGCCGAGTGGAGTTCTTACAG AACTGGAGCAGGAGTTGCACAAGAAACCTCAGAGGACCTGTATTGTCAAGATGATGAGCACCAGGAACCTGTGGAAAAACATTGTGGTGCTCTGTGTCAACTC GCTGACAGGTTATGGCATCCACCACTGCTTCGCCCGCAGTATGATGGACCCGGAGGCCCAGCCCACTGCTTTGTGTCATGCGGATTATTACACCATGGCAGGCATCGCTGTGGCAACTTGCCTGGCGCTTTGCCCCGCTGTGGGGTTGATGGGTCGGCGTGGGGGGCTGCTCACCTTCATGATCATAACAGCCCTGGCATCCCTACTACAGCTGGGTTTACTCAACT TGATTGGGAAGTATAgccttcgccatgacacag tttTGCGAGACACTCTGAACAGGAAATTCTCTGTGGCCTTCTCCATCATCGGCATGTTCTCCTCTCATGCTGTCAGCACACTCAGTATATTCTTTTGTGCTGAAATCACTCCTACTGTGATCAG gGGTGGTGGGCTTGGTTTGGTCCTGGCCAGCGCTGGCTTTGGCATGCTCACAGCACCCATCATGGAGCTACACAACCAGAAGGGCTATTTCCTGCATCACGTGATCTTTGCCTGCTGCACCCTACTGTGCATcatctgcctgctgctgctgcctgagCCGCGGGGCCATCCACTGCCGGAGAGCCTGGCTGACGGAGAGACCTTCACCCGTCAGACCCTGCTCCATCCAGGAGAGCAGCACCTACTTCTCGCCAAGGGTGATGGGGATTACTCCCGCGTCCATGACACACCGTTACACCTCTCAGCCACTGGGGGCGCTACAGTGGCAGTAGCCACCGCTCTGGCAGCGGTCCCTGCCACATACGCCCTGGCGACTGGCGGGGAGGTTATTGGAAATTGTGCCATAGCCAATGGGGTGTGA
- the LOC123971216 gene encoding solute carrier family 22 member 23 isoform X2: protein MAAGRPEAQDHPPENGFTPLEHPVPRLLPHIDGSVLPSLGGFGKHQKQLVVLTWIPALFIGFSQFSDYFLLAQPNGTCVQPLANQSNWTAATPPVTVTSGVPALQLKENGTGEGYGDGSGLLCACKEWRLELQTGLSQNVVTKWNLVCDSAWKVHIAKFSLLVGSIFGYLVMGVMADWFGRHPVLILSVLFMLVFGLSVAFSVNVTMFSTLRFFEGFCLAGLALSLYVLRIELCLPAWRFSMTMVASFLMVGGQLLMPGVAALCRNWPGRDDWQVLQIVIISPFVLMLPYVWIFPESLRWLLATQHYRRSKAMMLRIARKNQVDMTTEPSGVLTELEQELHKKPQRTCIVKMMSTRNLWKNIVVLCVNSLTGYGIHHCFARSMMDPEAQPTALCHADYYTMAGIAVATCLALCPAVGLMGRRGGLLTFMIITALASLLQLGLLNFLRDTLNRKFSVAFSIIGMFSSHAVSTLSIFFCAEITPTVIRGGGLGLVLASAGFGMLTAPIMELHNQKGYFLHHVIFACCTLLCIICLLLLPEPRGHPLPESLADGETFTRQTLLHPGEQHLLLAKGDGDYSRVHDTPLHLSATGGATVAVATALAAVPATYALATGGEVIGNCAIANGV from the exons ATGGCAGCCGGCCGGCCGGAGGCGCAGGACCACCCGCCTGAGAACGGCTTCACCCCACTGGAGCACCCAGTGCCCCGGCTGCTACCGCACATCGACGGCTCGGTTCTGCCGTCTCTGGGGGGGTTTGGGAAACATCAGAAGCAGCTCGTGGTCCTGACCTGGATACCGGCATTGTTCATCGGCTTTAGTCAGTTTTCGGATTATTTCCTCCTGGCGCAGCCTAATGGCACGTGCGTGCAACCCCTCGCGAACCAGAGTAACTGGACCGCTGCAACCCCGCCGGTCACCGTCACCAGTGGCGTGCCCGCGTTGCAACTCAAAGAAAACGGCACCGGGGAGGGATACGGCGACGGCAGCGGTTTGCTGTGCGCTTGCAAGGAGTGGAGGCTGGAGCTACAGACGGGACTTAGTCAGAATGTGGTTACCAAG TGGAACCTGGTTTGTGACTCAGCCTGGAAGGTGCATATTGCCAAGTTCTCTTTGCTGGTGGGGTCCATATTTGGCTACCTAGTGATGGGTGTCATGGCTGACTG GTTTGGTCGACACCCAGTGTTGATTCTCTCAGTGCTTTTCATGCTGGTGTTTGGTCTGAGTGTTGCCTTCTCTGTAAACGTCACCATGTTCAGCACCTTGCGCTTCTTTGAGGGTTTCTGCTTGGCGGgcctcgctctctccctctacGTGCTCA GGATCGAGCTTTGTTTACCAGCCTGGCGTTTCTCCATGACCATGGTGGCCAGTTTTCTGATGGTGGGCGGGCAGCTACTGATGCCAGGAGTGGCCGCTCTGTGCCGCAATTGGCCAGGCCGGGATGACTGGCAGGTCCTGCAGATTGTCATTATCAGCCCTTTCGTTCTGATGCTTCCTTACGTCTG GATTTTCCCCGAGTCATTGCGCTGGTTGCTGGCCACCCAGCACTACAGGCGGTCCAAAGCCATGATGCTACGCATTGCCAGAAAGAACCAGGTTGACATGACAACAGAGCCGAGTGGAGTTCTTACAG AACTGGAGCAGGAGTTGCACAAGAAACCTCAGAGGACCTGTATTGTCAAGATGATGAGCACCAGGAACCTGTGGAAAAACATTGTGGTGCTCTGTGTCAACTC GCTGACAGGTTATGGCATCCACCACTGCTTCGCCCGCAGTATGATGGACCCGGAGGCCCAGCCCACTGCTTTGTGTCATGCGGATTATTACACCATGGCAGGCATCGCTGTGGCAACTTGCCTGGCGCTTTGCCCCGCTGTGGGGTTGATGGGTCGGCGTGGGGGGCTGCTCACCTTCATGATCATAACAGCCCTGGCATCCCTACTACAGCTGGGTTTACTCAACT tttTGCGAGACACTCTGAACAGGAAATTCTCTGTGGCCTTCTCCATCATCGGCATGTTCTCCTCTCATGCTGTCAGCACACTCAGTATATTCTTTTGTGCTGAAATCACTCCTACTGTGATCAG gGGTGGTGGGCTTGGTTTGGTCCTGGCCAGCGCTGGCTTTGGCATGCTCACAGCACCCATCATGGAGCTACACAACCAGAAGGGCTATTTCCTGCATCACGTGATCTTTGCCTGCTGCACCCTACTGTGCATcatctgcctgctgctgctgcctgagCCGCGGGGCCATCCACTGCCGGAGAGCCTGGCTGACGGAGAGACCTTCACCCGTCAGACCCTGCTCCATCCAGGAGAGCAGCACCTACTTCTCGCCAAGGGTGATGGGGATTACTCCCGCGTCCATGACACACCGTTACACCTCTCAGCCACTGGGGGCGCTACAGTGGCAGTAGCCACCGCTCTGGCAGCGGTCCCTGCCACATACGCCCTGGCGACTGGCGGGGAGGTTATTGGAAATTGTGCCATAGCCAATGGGGTGTGA
- the psmg4 gene encoding proteasome assembly chaperone 4 isoform X1 — protein MTETQNGAAFDAIAVHNFSEKILEQVVHFHVMKLSGGFFLWVGSSPVLSNLAVSMSSKYDSMPLSTLVLGDPSNTAPNSLAQRLAKKTKKQVFVSYSLPMTDSNLSLLVENRIKKELELHPEHF, from the exons atgactgaaacacAAAACGGAGCGGCGTTTGATGCCATTGCAGTGCACAATTTTTCGGAGAAGATTTTGGAGCAGGTCGTGCACTTTCACGTAATGAAGCTCAGCGGCGGGTTTTTCCTGTGGGTCGGTTCGAGTCCCGTCCTGTCCAACCTGGCGGTCTCAATGAGCAGCAAATAT GATTCAATGCCTCTATCTACATTAGTCTTGGGGGACCCATCCAATACTGCTCCAAATTCCTTGGCACAGAGATTAG CAAAGAAGACCAAAAAGCAAGTCTTTGTGAGTTACAGTCTTCCAATGACAGACTCCAACCTCAGTCTTCTGGTGGAGAACAGGATAAAAAAGGAGTTGGAACTTCACCCTGAACacttttga